ATTAAAAAATTAATTGATTTTGCGCGCCAGAATAAGGTCACTATCATACCACGTACTGCTGGCACTTCCTTGGCAGGCCAGGTAGTCGGCCATGGTATTATTATGGATATTTCCCGTTATTTTAACCATATTATTGAGCTTAATGTTGAAGAGCAGTGGGTTCGAGTTCAACCGGGGGTGATTCGCGATGACTTAAACAACTATCTTAAGCCTTTTGGGCTGATGTTTGGTCCTGAAACTTCAACGGCGAGCCGTGCTATGGTAGGTGGAATGATTGGTAATAACTCTTCGGGTCTGCATTCTATTGTTTGGGGCGATACAAGGCACAATTTGATTTCAGCCAATGTACTGCTGGACGACTGTTCTGAAGTAACCTTTGAAGCAGTTGATGAAGCAGCCTATTTTAAGAAATTATTATTAGCCGGCCGTGAGGGGGATATCTATCGTAATATGAATGAATTATTGACAGATCCACAGCATTTAAGCGCAATTGAAACCGGCTATCCGAAGCGATCGATCACAAGAAGAAATACAGGTTACGCGCTGGATATTTTAAGTGATCGTTCGGCTCCTTTTAATATGTGTAATTTATTGGCCGGTTCTGAAGGTACGCTGGCTGTCGTTACAGAAGCTAAACTTAAATTAATGCCCTTGCCTCCTCCTGAATTAGGTTTGCTCTGTGTTCATTTTGCCGACATGGTAGAATGTATGCATGGTAATGTTGTGGCTTTAGCGCACAAGCCGGAAGCTTCCGAATTAGTGGATAAATACATCATGGATTTTACAGTTGGGCATCCAACGTACAAGTATAATCGCTTTTTTATAGAAGGCGATCCGCAAGCGCTATTGATTGTGGAGTTTAGGGGGCATACAGCGGCCGAAACAGCAGCGAAAGCGATGGCATTGAAAGCCGATCTCGTTGCGCGTGGCCTTGGTTATGCTTATCCCTATATTACGGGTATGGAACAGACGAATTTAGTTTGGGATGTGCGCAAAGCGGGACTCGGTTTAATCCGTAATTTGCCTGGGGACAGTCAGCCCGTAAATTTGATTGAAGATTGTGCTGTTTCGCCTGAGGACCTACCTGCTTATGTGAGCGATATTCAAAAGCTTTTGATGGAAGAGGGCGTGCATGCATCATATTACGCGCACGCGGGAGCGGGAGAGCTGCATATTGAACCGTTCGTGAATTTAAAAACAGCAGCAGGGAAGCGTACTTTTCGTTCAATCCTCGAAAAAACCAGCGATCTTGTATTAAAATATAACGGTTCACTGAGTGGTGAGCATGGTGATGGTCGTTTGCGCGGAGAGTTTATTGGCAAAGTGCTTGGCGAAAAAGTTTACAAATTGCTTGAAGATGTAAAATATATCTTTGATCCACAGGGCGTTTTTAATGCTAATAAGATTGTCAACACGCCGCCAATGGATGCTCATTTACGTTATGACAACGATAGTAACCGAACAGAAATAAAGACCTATTTCGATTTTTTTAAAGATGAGTCTATTCTTCGGTTGGCAGAGAAGTGTTCTGGTTCGGGAGATTGCCGAAAGACTGAAATTACTGGTGGAACAATGTGTCCTTCGTTTATGGCTACGCGTGATGAAAAAGATACAACACGCGCACGGGCGAATATGTTAAGACAGTTTTTGACAAATTCCACCAAGAAAAACCGTTTCGATCATGAAGAGATTAAGGAGGTCATGGATCTGTGTCTAAGCTGCAAAGGCTGTAAAACGGAATGTCCCTCGAGTGTAGATGTGGCCAAAATGAAAGCCGAATTTTTACAGCACTATTATGATGAGCATGGCGCAGGGTTTAGAACAAAACTAATTGCTAATTTCACGCAGTCTCAGAAGTTGGGGTCGTGGGTCGCACCCCTTTATAATTTTGTTGTAAAAAATGATTTTCTGTCTGGCTTGGTCAAGAAAACTGTCGGGTTTGCACCGAGACGTTCGCTGCCTACAGTAAATGGAACAACCTTGAGCCAGTGGGTAAAAACACAAGGTCCTATCAGGGATGCCAAGCGTAAGGTCTATCTTTTCTCGGATGAGTTTACCGAATATAATGATGCAGAAATCGGTATTATAGCGTATAAATTGCTGAGTGCCTTGGGCTATGAAGTGATTATTCCAAAACATGTGCAAAGTGGACGGACATACCTTTCTAAAGGTTTTGTGAAAGAAGCAAAGAAAATTGCTAATAAAAATATACATTTTTTAAAGGGATTAATCACCGACGAAACCCCGCTTTTAGGGGTTGAACCATCAGGTATCATTACGTTTAGAGATGAATATTTAAGCCTGGTGGATGACGATATTCGTATTGAGGCGCAAAACATCGCTAAAAATGCATTGATGATCGATGAATTTTTACTGACAGAGATGAAAGCAGGACGTATTCGTCCAGAACAGTTTACAACGGCAGCAAGAAAAATCAAGCTTCATGGTCACTGTTACCAAAAGGCTTTCCATCTGGTTACTGTTACGGAACAGGTATTATCATTTCCGACGAATTTTAGCGTAGAGACAATTCCTTCTGGCTGCTGTGGTATGGCGGGTTCATTTGGTTATGAGGCCGAGCATTACGACGTTTCAATGAAAGTGGCCGAGCTGGTTTTGTTACCAGCTGTACGGAAAACGGAAGCCGATACTTTGATTGCCGCAGCAGGTACCTCTTGTAGACATCAAATCAAAGATGGGGTCGGAAGAAAATCTTATCATCCTGTGGAAATTTTATATGATGCTTTATTGAAATAAAATAAAAACATTGCTAATAGTTGTTTGTTATCTGTAATAATGGTAATATTATAAGAGCAATAATCATTGATAACTGATAACAAACAATTCATTATGTACAAGATTAAATCTATAGCATTTCTTGCAACCGCTACGATGCTGATGGCTGGTTGCGGAAACTCCAATCAGAAGAAAACTGATGGAAGCGATACCACAGCAACGAACAAAATTGATGGCGTGAAAATTGAGCAGTTTACAAATGGTGCTCCGGGAGCTGAGAAAAAGAATTTTTTCTTACGTATTACTGATGAAATTAAAACGGATTCAAGCCGTATTTATATCACGCAATCTCTTTACAAGCAAGATACGGTGGGAGCGAAGTTTGAGGTTGTAGATTTTATACCCGCAGGTATAATAGATGGCCAGCCAAGTGATGACGTTGGTTTTACCAAAGGTAAAATCAGAATCTCGTCGTCAGGTCAACAGTCTGATAATTTAATTAAAGCTTTAGGTGAATTATTTCAGACACCAACGACTGATTCTTTTACAAAGGATGTGATTCTTCCGAACGTATTTTCATCCAATAAAGTGAATGCGGACCTATCTAAAAAAACGGCCTATAGCTTTAAATTATTCTTTGATAATAAGAAAGCTGAACCGGCTGAGCTCTTCTTTAACGTTGATACGTACAAACATTCTATTGAGTTTTCGGAGAAGGATCCTTCGTTCCGCGTTGGATTATTGTCGGCGCTAACGGGTAAGTAGTGGAAATGTTATATACTGTGCGGTAACGATGAGCAGAAAGCGATAGTTGTCGCCAACGTATCATTATTCATACAATAAAAAGGCTAGATAAATTCTAGCCTTTTTCGCTTTTTAAAAATAAAAGAAATAAATTTGTGCTAATAAATTTAGTTTAATATGAGGAAATCCGGTACTGCAGACCTTCCATTGCATTTTGGTAAAGTACCTGCGTGGCTTTACGAGCGTATGGCTTCTCTAGGGCGTTCAATCGTTGAAGTTATGCTCATGGATTATGGAAGGGATGAGGTTTTAAGGAGGCTTGCTGATCCATTTTGGTTTCAAAGCTTTGGAGCTGTTCTTGGCATGGACTGGCATTCCTCGGGGATTACAACGGCTGTTATGGGTGCATTAAAACGCGCTATTAATCCTGACGCCAAGTCATTGGGACTCTACATCTGCGGTGGAAAAGGCAAGTTGTCCATGCAAACCCCACAAGAACTGCTTCAGGTTTCTGATCGTATTGGATTAAATGGTAGCGACTTGATTCGCAGTAGCAAGCTTGTTGCGAAGGTGGATAACACAGCCGTTCAAGACGGTTACCAATTGTATTTACATAATTTTATCGTGGCAGATAATGGCAATTGGTCAGTCGTGCAGCAAGGTATGCATGAAAAAGATGGGACTGCCCGTCGTTACCATTGGCATTCTGAAAAGATTAAATCGTTTGTAGAGGAACCGCATGCGGGTATCACCGGTCCTTCACAGGGTATGATCTTCAATTTAACGGCTACTGAAGCGGCGGCAAACAGAGCGGGTATTATGACGTTGGTGGGAGAGGATTCGTTTAAAGTTATACAAGAATTCGCTAAATTGGCCATGCCATCTCATCACGATGTACGTGCCTCGGATGTCAATCTAAAAAGGTTGGGCGCTATGTTATACGTTGCTCGGGAAAGTCCACTTATTGATTTTGAAGATCTACTTCTTTTAAAGGGAATTGGCCCCCGTACGTTGCAATCATTGGCCTTAGTCAGCGAAGTAATTCATGGTGCACCATCCCGATTTAAAGATCCGGCTCGATTTTCTTTTGCTCATGGGGGAAAGGATGGTCACCCGTTTCCGGTTCCATTAACTATTTACGATGAAAGTATTCAGATTTTGAAAAAAGGCATTGAAAAATCTAAATTGGGTCATAGTGACAAATTAAAGTCCGTCCAGAAATTACATCAGTTGGTGTTGGATAGTGAACGAAATTTTGAGCCACAGTTTGATATTCAGCAAATTATTGCAGAGGAAAAGCGAGATTCCTGGAAATACGGTGGACGGACAGTTTACGGGGATGCAGCACCTCAAAGAAAGAATGCACATGGATTGCAACTCAGTCTTTTCTAGGAGGATCTTTCAATTGTAATTGTTTTGTTAAAATTTGTTAAAGATCGATAAAATCGTTTTTACGCTAGTATATTTGCTCCCGCAATGAAAGCGGTTATTACAATATTCTTTTTCTTATGCTTCTTAATTATAAGAAGCAGTAATAGCCATGCAGTTCTCATTGAATCCGATCGGCCGACCGTTAGTTTTATGTATCAGCACAATCACGTCGATTTACAGCAGTATATTGATGCATCGGCTGAACACATTGATCCGCTGTTTTATGGTAGTGTACATGACGATAACCCTGTCATAGCTGAATTTGATTACGAGAATTTTCAATTGACCAAAGATTTGCATGCCACATCCCAACTTATTGCGCTGCTTCTCTTTGCAATTGTCCTTTTTATTTTTGTTTTTCGATTTGCAAAGAAAATTCCTTTTTGCAATTTCATAGCCTATCTTTTCCCTCAAAGATACGTTCTTCAACAAAACTGGAGAATTTAAAATATATCCTTCGAAATTTCATATGCTTTGGTGGATATCCTAAGGGATGCTCCGCTTAGTCGTAATCGATTTATACAATCTATTAACAAGTCGGAACGACTATAAACCAAAGTAGAGGTCATTTCACCAACCAGCACAACAAACAATCAAACTTATTTTTTTAATTAGACGCTTACAAATGAAAAGAGTATTTATGCTCGCTAGTTTGGCTATTACCTTATGCCAAATCGGGTGTACTTCCAAAAAGGAAGAAAAGGAAGAAAAGGAGAAATTTACAGCGACCTCTCCGGTGCAAATGGACACCACTATCCGTAAGGACTTTGTTTCCCAGATTAGGTCTTTCCGAAATATTGAGCTTCGGGCTCAGGAGAAAGGCTATCTCGAGCAGATCTTCGTAGATGAAGGACAATTTGTCCACAAAGGGCAACTACTTTTTCGGATTATGCCGAAGATGTATGAGGCCGAATACCGTAAATCTTCGGCAGAGGTTAATGTGGCAGAAATTGAAGTTCAAAATACAAAAACGCTAGCTGATAAAAACGTCGTATCGCCCAATGAATTAGCGATGGCTAAAGCAAAGCTTGAACAGGCTAAGGCGGAGGCTGCGATTGCGAAATTGCATCTTTCCTTTACAGAAATCAGAGCACCTTTTGACGGAACTATCGACCGTATTCCGTTGAAACTGGGAAGTTTGGTGGATGAAGGTGAATTATTAACCAGTCTTTCCGACAATAGCGAGATGCTGGTTTATTTTAATGTTTCCGAACCAGAATATTTGAGCTATCAAACTAACGTTAGTAAACGCGGGGATACCCATGTGGGCCTGTTACTTGCCAATAATGAGCTATTTTCGCAAAGCGGTATGGTGGAGACGATAGAAAGTGAATTTAATAGCGAAACTGGAAATATTGCTTTTAGAGCGAAGTTTCCCAATCCAAACCGTCTTTTAAAACATGGGGAGAGCGGCAAGGTCGTCATGAATTTTCCGTTGAAACAGGTTTTAATTATACCACAGAAAGCGACATACGAAATGCAGGACCGTAAATATGTGTATGTCGTCGATAAGGATGGTAAATTAAAATCGCGTCATATCACAATTGGTAACTCCCTACCAGATTTGTATGTGGTAACGAGTGGGCTTCAAAAAGATGATAAATTTTTGTTGGACGGTATTCAGAAAGCGAAGGAAGATGAGAAGGTCAGTTACAGCTTTGTACAACCTAAAGACGCCATTTCCAATTTAAAATTAAAAACAGAATAGCCCCTTACACTTAAATTCTTATGTTTAGTCGTTTTATAAATAGACCAGTGCTTTCAATCGTTATATCACTGATTATTGTGTTTTTGGGTGTACTATCTATGGTGCAGCTTCCTGTAACACAATTCCCCTCGATATCGCCACCGAAGGTCAATATTACAGCCGAGTATCCAGGAGCAAATGGTGAGTTGATGATTAAATCAGTTATCATTCCTTTAGAACGGGCAATTAATGGAGTTCCGGGCATGAAATATAT
The genomic region above belongs to Sphingobacterium zeae and contains:
- a CDS encoding FAD-binding and (Fe-S)-binding domain-containing protein translates to MKDQNQLALLASQLKGELYYTHETKDQTMLLAYSTDASVYQEKPLAVAIPADIDDIKKLIDFARQNKVTIIPRTAGTSLAGQVVGHGIIMDISRYFNHIIELNVEEQWVRVQPGVIRDDLNNYLKPFGLMFGPETSTASRAMVGGMIGNNSSGLHSIVWGDTRHNLISANVLLDDCSEVTFEAVDEAAYFKKLLLAGREGDIYRNMNELLTDPQHLSAIETGYPKRSITRRNTGYALDILSDRSAPFNMCNLLAGSEGTLAVVTEAKLKLMPLPPPELGLLCVHFADMVECMHGNVVALAHKPEASELVDKYIMDFTVGHPTYKYNRFFIEGDPQALLIVEFRGHTAAETAAKAMALKADLVARGLGYAYPYITGMEQTNLVWDVRKAGLGLIRNLPGDSQPVNLIEDCAVSPEDLPAYVSDIQKLLMEEGVHASYYAHAGAGELHIEPFVNLKTAAGKRTFRSILEKTSDLVLKYNGSLSGEHGDGRLRGEFIGKVLGEKVYKLLEDVKYIFDPQGVFNANKIVNTPPMDAHLRYDNDSNRTEIKTYFDFFKDESILRLAEKCSGSGDCRKTEITGGTMCPSFMATRDEKDTTRARANMLRQFLTNSTKKNRFDHEEIKEVMDLCLSCKGCKTECPSSVDVAKMKAEFLQHYYDEHGAGFRTKLIANFTQSQKLGSWVAPLYNFVVKNDFLSGLVKKTVGFAPRRSLPTVNGTTLSQWVKTQGPIRDAKRKVYLFSDEFTEYNDAEIGIIAYKLLSALGYEVIIPKHVQSGRTYLSKGFVKEAKKIANKNIHFLKGLITDETPLLGVEPSGIITFRDEYLSLVDDDIRIEAQNIAKNALMIDEFLLTEMKAGRIRPEQFTTAARKIKLHGHCYQKAFHLVTVTEQVLSFPTNFSVETIPSGCCGMAGSFGYEAEHYDVSMKVAELVLLPAVRKTEADTLIAAAGTSCRHQIKDGVGRKSYHPVEILYDALLK
- a CDS encoding DUF763 domain-containing protein; its protein translation is MRKSGTADLPLHFGKVPAWLYERMASLGRSIVEVMLMDYGRDEVLRRLADPFWFQSFGAVLGMDWHSSGITTAVMGALKRAINPDAKSLGLYICGGKGKLSMQTPQELLQVSDRIGLNGSDLIRSSKLVAKVDNTAVQDGYQLYLHNFIVADNGNWSVVQQGMHEKDGTARRYHWHSEKIKSFVEEPHAGITGPSQGMIFNLTATEAAANRAGIMTLVGEDSFKVIQEFAKLAMPSHHDVRASDVNLKRLGAMLYVARESPLIDFEDLLLLKGIGPRTLQSLALVSEVIHGAPSRFKDPARFSFAHGGKDGHPFPVPLTIYDESIQILKKGIEKSKLGHSDKLKSVQKLHQLVLDSERNFEPQFDIQQIIAEEKRDSWKYGGRTVYGDAAPQRKNAHGLQLSLF
- a CDS encoding efflux RND transporter periplasmic adaptor subunit, translated to MKRVFMLASLAITLCQIGCTSKKEEKEEKEKFTATSPVQMDTTIRKDFVSQIRSFRNIELRAQEKGYLEQIFVDEGQFVHKGQLLFRIMPKMYEAEYRKSSAEVNVAEIEVQNTKTLADKNVVSPNELAMAKAKLEQAKAEAAIAKLHLSFTEIRAPFDGTIDRIPLKLGSLVDEGELLTSLSDNSEMLVYFNVSEPEYLSYQTNVSKRGDTHVGLLLANNELFSQSGMVETIESEFNSETGNIAFRAKFPNPNRLLKHGESGKVVMNFPLKQVLIIPQKATYEMQDRKYVYVVDKDGKLKSRHITIGNSLPDLYVVTSGLQKDDKFLLDGIQKAKEDEKVSYSFVQPKDAISNLKLKTE